In the genome of Maniola jurtina chromosome 3, ilManJurt1.1, whole genome shotgun sequence, one region contains:
- the LOC123878657 gene encoding dynein axonemal assembly factor 3 homolog, whose translation MFWGISPALDLQKEYLKHGDKGAYELNFLIIGGCDARHILKTLAQAYRHTRRYMNIFVIDGCPEIIARQILLLSMALEKTNRSGLLEKTRRFLEIYGNMLLRPPTSRYLVAKARQLVGMITNPEYMSCLLPCVSVDQMKYRERDYMENLFSFWTTGNTNQFNACELWDHRVRLNLGVRYDNRVGVFDWDYHMRLKEAASQICFQEYKHFREHGIAFTWLETEVCRPNVSLAAGVYKCGNRYLHRGYLGDLVTSPYIAYGLDCEDEDMLKSTHGVNYKRSTDISERNVMRMLYEIETRKPFEPNVMNLDTQQNLGMTVLCELDAKISESGPEAPVLLREDRDTYIDVDFGKVHFLSLSALDHYPHKPQFQGLFHGVFVGHNVLPRVKPSVWSMARDDAVVIMESRKYVVELKRDDVKAYGNQIQQAATTAQCEKIGSFDPEKDDFAKFLIRRKSESTDPFT comes from the coding sequence atgttCTGGGGAATAAGTCCAGCCCTTGATCTTCAAAAGGAATATCTAAAACATGGTGATAAAGGTGCGTACGAATTAAATTTTCTGATCATAGGCGGTTGTGATGCGAGACATATCCTCAAAACTTTGGCCCAAGCGTACCGACATACAAGACGGTATATGAACATATTCGTAATAGATGGCTGCCCAGAAATCATAGCTCGACAAATCCTCCTCCTGTCTATGGCCTTGGAGAAAACGAATCGAAGTGGTCTTCTAGAGAAAACCAGACGGTTCCTCGAAATCTACGGAAATATGCTTCTGCGACCTCCAACTTCAAGGTATCTTGTTGCAAAAGCACGTCAGTTAGTTGGAATGATAACAAACCCTGAATACATGAGCTGTCTCCTACCCTGTGTGTCAGTAGACCAAATGAAGTACCGGGAGAGAGATTACATGGAGAACCTTTTTAGCTTCTGGACGACTGGGAACACAAACCAGTTCAACGCATGCGAGTTGTGGGACCATAGAGTCAGATTAAACCTCGGTGTCAGATATGATAATAGAGTTGGAGTGTTCGACTGGGATTATCATATGCGCTTGAAGGAAGCAGCCAGCCAGATATGCTTTCAAGAGTACAAGCATTTTAGAGAACATGGAATAGCTTTTACTTGGTTGGAAACGGAGGTTTGCCGACCGAACGTTTCGTTGGCTGCTGGAGTTTACAAGTGTGGGAATAGATACCTTCACCGTGGATATCTTGGGGATTTAGTCACTTCTCCATACATCGCATATGGCCTCGATTGCGAAGACGAGGATATGCTAAAGTCCACTCATGGGGTCAATTACAAAAGATCGACTGATATATCAGAGCGTAATGTAATGAGGATGCTCTATGAAATCGAAACGCGTAAGCCGTTTGAGCCTAACGTGATGAATTTGGATACCCAACAGAATTtgggtatgacagttttatgcGAGCTCGATGCAAAGATTTCTGAAAGTGGGCCGGAAGCTCCGGTACTTTTGCGTGAAGACCGGGATACGTACATAGACGTCGACTTTGGAAAAGTCCATTTCTTATCACTTTCTGCTTTGGACCATTATCCGCATAAGCCTCAGTTTCAGGGGCTGTTTCACGGAGTATTCGTCGGACATAATGTGCTTCCTCGAGTGAAACCCAGTGTATGGTCGATGGCTAGAGACGATGCTGTAGTAATAATGGAGTCACGGAAATATGTGGTAGAGTTAAAAAGAGATGACGTGAAGGCATATGGTAATCAGATCCAGCAAGCGGCGACGACAGCGCAGTGCGAGAAGATTGGCTCTTTTGATCCCGAAAAGGATGACTTTGCCAAGTTTCTTATTAGAAGGAAGAGTGAGAGCACTGACCCATttacgtaa